A genomic window from Flavobacterium azooxidireducens includes:
- a CDS encoding LA_2272 family surface repeat-containing protein yields the protein MRQTTRILTLLFFILTISSYGQVDKKKNYFPIWSFHKDSINIHGISVGLWSFNSEPRHTNTNGIKIELIGVGLGIPLIPRSPIVKTDSLFIKLKKEPLSERINGLNLSASGSVCHCLTNGLTAGYIGQIHFQVNGISTSLFMNFTQKHNGVMAAFFNDAYYMNGLQVGFINNGYKTKGLQIGMFGNNTSEMKGLQIGLYNKSKKLKGLQIGLWNVNQKRKFPIINWNFKRETE from the coding sequence ATGAGACAAACCACAAGAATATTGACCTTGCTTTTTTTCATCTTGACAATTAGTTCATACGGACAAGTTGACAAGAAAAAAAACTATTTTCCAATTTGGAGTTTTCATAAGGACAGTATAAACATTCATGGAATTTCTGTTGGACTATGGTCCTTCAACAGTGAGCCGAGACATACAAATACTAACGGAATTAAAATTGAGTTAATCGGTGTGGGATTAGGAATTCCTTTGATACCAAGAAGCCCCATTGTTAAAACAGATAGTTTATTTATAAAATTAAAGAAAGAACCATTATCCGAGAGAATAAACGGACTAAATTTATCTGCATCAGGTTCTGTTTGTCACTGTTTGACGAATGGCTTGACTGCGGGTTATATTGGACAAATACATTTTCAAGTTAATGGAATCTCAACATCTCTTTTTATGAACTTTACACAAAAACATAATGGAGTAATGGCTGCGTTTTTTAATGACGCATACTATATGAACGGTTTACAAGTTGGTTTTATAAACAATGGTTACAAAACTAAGGGACTTCAAATTGGAATGTTTGGCAACAACACTAGTGAAATGAAAGGGCTTCAAATCGGACTTTACAATAAATCAAAGAAACTTAAGGGGCTTCAAATCGGACTTTGGAATGTTAACCAAAAACGAAAATTCCCTATAATTAATTGGAATTTTAAACGA